CTCGGTGAACTGCGGGCAGATGACGTGCACGTAGGCGTGCATGCGGCGCAGGATCGTGTCGGTGACGGCCTCGGTGGAATAACCTCTCGTGGCGCGGTCGCGGTGGATTTTCTGTATCCACTCGAGGTTGATGACGGGGACCACGCCGATGCGCAGGTCGGCCTGGCTGGCAATGTCGATGCCATCGGCGCGTAGGGCTCCGTGCAGCCCTTCATAAAAGAGCAGATCGGTGTCTTCGCCAATTTCCTCCCATTCGGTGAAGGAGCCCTCGGCAATCGCGAGCTGGGCGGCCTGGGCGGCGTCGTGCGCGTAGCGGCGCGAGCGGGCGCGGCCGGTCTCGCCGTAGCGGCGCAGTTGCGCCTCGAGTACATCGAGGATGTTCGCCTCGATCGAGAAGTGGCTGAATGTCAGGTCGTTTCGTGCGGCACGGTGCGCAAGCTCCTCGGACATGCTCTGGCGGTCGTAGCGGTGGAACGCGTCGCCTTCCATCATCGCCGCCCGGATGCCCTCGCGGCGGAAAATCTGCTCGAAGGTGTGGCGAACGGTGCTCGTGCCGGCGCCCGAGGCGCCCACGACCGTTATGATCGGGTGGCGGACCGACATGGCTGGCCTCAGGAGTGGAAAAGACCGCGCGAGACGAAAAGGGGCGAGCAGCGGCGGGCGTGGAAGGGATCGTGGTGGTAGCGCTCGATGCTGCTCACTTCCTCGCGCGAGCCGAGCGCCACGGGAGCGTGCTCGAGGATCGCGCTGGGCGTGCGCTCGAGCAGCGGGGCGAGCCCGTCACTCGCCCGGCCGCCGGCCGCCTCGGTCACGAGGGCGAGGGGGGTGGCCACGTGGACCAGGGCAAGGCCACCGGCGACGGGCGCCGAAGGAGCGCAGCAGGGAAGGAAGAGTACGCCGCCGGCCTGGAGGATCCCGTGCAGTTCGCCGGCTGGGGAACCGGACCAGCGCAGCGCATGCTCGCGGCCGTGCGGGCCAGGCGAGCCGGCGAGACAATCCTCGAGGTAGGTGCGGGCGGGCGTCGGCCAGAGGCGCTCGCACGAGATGTCGGAGGCGAGCCGGTTCGACGTCGGCGGAATGGCGGGTTGGCCGGCGGTTGGAACAAAGCGACCCGTGAGGCGATCGAGGTGGAAGCAGTGGAGGCGGCCCGCGACGGCCATCACGAACGCGGTGCGCGCGCCATAAAGTACATAGCCACCGGCAAGATGGTCGCGGCCGGGCCGCAGGAACGGTGCCCCGGGTTCGGCGATCTCGTCGCGTGGGTGATCGGCAGTGATCAAAAAGAGGGTCGCCGCCCCGTCGGCGCTGGCGGGGCTGGCCAGGGTCAACGGGGTCAAGGCGACGGCATAACCGGTCGCGGGTGCCTTCGAGTGCGACAGCCGGCCGTCGGGCCAGGCGATGACCGAAACCGGGGCGGCCGCGAGTGCCTCGGCGAAGATCGCATGCGGGCTCGCCGGATGGTCGCCACACGGTGCCGTGCGTTCGCTGGGCGGCAGGGTGCCATCGGCGAGGAGATCGGCCACGAGCCGGCTCGCCTCGGCCAGGGCGAGGGCAACGGCGAGGGCGGCTGGCGCGCCGGCCGCATCGAATGCCATGCGCAACCGCTCGCCGAGGTCGCCGGACCTGTCGATCCCCGCACCGCGCGCGTTGTTGTCGCGTCGCTGCTTTCGGTCACTCAATGAGCAACTCCCGCTGTCGATCTGTGCCTAAAGTATGATCCTGTCGTGCCAACGCACAAAAGGAAACCGTGATCTTTGCAGGGCGGGGAGCGGGGCAGGTGATGGTGGAGTTGGGAATCGCTGGCCGGTCCGGCCAAGCCCGCCGCGGCGCCCGTCAGCGCGCCAGCTCGCGCAGTGCGAGGCGGATCAGCTCTTTTTCCGGCGCGTCATCGCCGGCCTTCTGGCGGGCGGCGGCGACGGCGCCGGAGGCCTGGGCCTGCTGGTAGCCGAGATTGACGAGGGCGGAGACGGCGTCGGCGGCCGCCGAGCCGCCTGGTGTTGTCGGGAGCGCCACGTGGGTGCCCGACGGCAAGGTCATTCCGGCAGCGGTGAGGGCGGGGGCCTTGTCGCGCAGTTCCGCGACGATGCGCTGGGCGAGCTTGGGTCCGACACCCTGGGCCCGCGCGACCATGGCCTTGTCCTGGACGGCGATGGCGGTTGCCAGTTCGCCGGGGGCGAGGACACCGAGGATCGCGAGCGCGGACTTCGCGCCGACCCCTTGAACCGACTGGAGCAGGCGGAACCAGCGGCGCTCCGTCTCGCTTTCGAAGCCGAAGAGGCGGATCATGTCCTCGCGCACGAGCGTCTCGATGGCGAGGCTGGCCTCCTCGCCGACCTCGAGACGCGCCAGCAGCCGGGTGCCG
This Hyphomicrobiales bacterium DNA region includes the following protein-coding sequences:
- the ruvA gene encoding Holliday junction branch migration protein RuvA, encoding MIGKLRGRVDSFGEDFVILDVGGVGYEVHCGTRLLARLEVGEEASLAIETLVREDMIRLFGFESETERRWFRLLQSVQGVGAKSALAILGVLAPGELATAIAVQDKAMVARAQGVGPKLAQRIVAELRDKAPALTAAGMTLPSGTHVALPTTPGGSAAADAVSALVNLGYQQAQASGAVAAARQKAGDDAPEKELIRLALRELAR
- a CDS encoding phosphoribulokinase; translated protein: MSVRHPIITVVGASGAGTSTVRHTFEQIFRREGIRAAMMEGDAFHRYDRQSMSEELAHRAARNDLTFSHFSIEANILDVLEAQLRRYGETGRARSRRYAHDAAQAAQLAIAEGSFTEWEEIGEDTDLLFYEGLHGALRADGIDIASQADLRIGVVPVINLEWIQKIHRDRATRGYSTEAVTDTILRRMHAYVHVICPQFTETDVNFQRVPIVDTSNPFIARWIPTAGESLVVIRFRNPRGIDFSYLVTMIPGSWMSRANSIVIPGDKLDLAMQLILTPMIIRLVEAARRAR